From the genome of Streptacidiphilus sp. PB12-B1b:
ACTCCTGGTGCGCCTGGTCCAGGTCGCGGGTGAGCCGTGACAGCTCGCCCTCGGAGATCGGCAGCTCCCAGCCGCCGTTGCCAGCACTCACTGCACAGCCCCTTCGGTGATCGGGGAAGCGTTCTTCGTCGGATAGAAGGCGTCGGGGATGCCGACGCTGCCCGCCGCCGCGGGCAGCTTCGCCAGGTCGGTCGGGATGGCGATCAGCGACGCGTCCCCGGCGGCCAGCAGTGCCTGCACCGACAGCAACACGGCACGGTGCTGCGCCTCCACCGGCGCGACCGACGCGAACAGCTTCCGCAGCGAGGCCTCGGTGACCTTCGAGACGTACGCGGTGTAGGTCTGCGCCGCGGTGTCCTCCAGCGTGATGGCCAGGCTCACCACGTCCGCCGGGGTCTTGATCGAGGGCAGCATCTGCTTGACCACGGCCGCGTACTTCGGGTCCGGGTCGTTCTGCGCCTTGCCGCCCGCCTGCGTGGCCGCCGCGTTGAACGCCTGCGCGTGCGCCTTGTGCTGGGCGGTGGTCTTGGTGATGAACGCCGCGACCGTCTTGTTGCCGTCCTTGATGAACGGCAGCCCGGCGGCGGTGGTGTAGACGCTCACCGCCAGGTTCTCGATCGACGCCGCCGTCTGCAGCGCCATGATGTCGTCGCTGGAAGCGGCCGCCGCCC
Proteins encoded in this window:
- a CDS encoding ferritin-like domain-containing protein codes for the protein MEQRWGVMGEENLDTRLLAELTEESQDLNSDAVRITREALTEYGQQQEPVRRWWQRGGSVAALAGGAALLGAGRAAAASSDDIMALQTAASIENLAVSVYTTAAGLPFIKDGNKTVAAFITKTTAQHKAHAQAFNAAATQAGGKAQNDPDPKYAAVVKQMLPSIKTPADVVSLAITLEDTAAQTYTAYVSKVTEASLRKLFASVAPVEAQHRAVLLSVQALLAAGDASLIAIPTDLAKLPAAAGSVGIPDAFYPTKNASPITEGAVQ